In Flavobacterium sp. 83, the genomic window GCTTTCGTATTGGTTTGTGCAGGAGTTTTGGCTTTGCAAAACAGAACCGATATTCCTCGTGGAAAATTCAAAACACCTTACGTGAATTCAAAATTCATTATGCCAGTTTTAATGATAATGGGATTGGTTTTTGCTTTTGGATACAACAAAAAAAACACAATGGATTTCATTACTAATGAAACCCAAATCAATAGTTCAGCAGCAATAATTACATCATTAAATAAAGAAGAAACTCAAAAAGTATATGATTATTTAGTAAGTGTTGATGCTAAAAATGCGACAACAGGTACGCCGGATTTAGAATTTTTGCTAAGTCAATACCAACAAGATGATGCGAAATATGCTAGTGTAATTGCCAGTTTACCAGTATCAGATTCAGTTAAGTATGAAAGTGGTTTAGGATTGTTTAAACATAAAATACCAATGTGGATTTTTCTGATTGTTTTGGTTGGACTATCCGTTTGGTCGTTTAAGGAAAATTTGTCATTAATTCCATTACTTGGTTTAATCTGTTGTTTGTATATGATGGCAGAACTAAGTGTTTGGAACTGGATTTATTTTACAATTTGGTTGTTAATAGGTTTAGTGATTTATTTTAGCTTCAGCCGTAACAACAGTAAGTTGAATTTGAAAGAGGTTTAAATTTTAAATATTTATAAAGTAAATCGTCTTGTGTAAGCAAGACGATTTTTTTGTTTATAAAAAAAATCCGTTCGAAATATATTTTCAAACGGATTCAACAAACTACAACAAACTAAAAAAAAACTATTCCATCAAAACAGATTCTTATGTGAGTACATTCAATTCTATCATGCATTTTTTCATCATCTGGTAGGTTCTTTCAATATCATTATCTAAACCTATAGAAAACCGAATTAAACCATCAGTCAATCCCATTGCTATTTGTTCGTCCATTGGAATTTCGCTTGAAGTAGAAGTTCCCGGCGCACTAAATAAGGTTTTGTAAAACCCCAAACTCACTGCCAAATAACCGAGGTTTTTTGCCTGCATCAATTCCATTAATTCATTGGCTTTCGCCAAAGTTCCAACATCAAGTGTCATCATTCCGCCAAAACCATATTCCGGATTAATCATCGTTTTATAGATTTCGTGGCTTGGATGACTTGCTAATCCAGGATAAACTGTTTTCAGTCCGTCTTTTTCAAAACGTTCTGCCAGATACATCGCATTGTAACTGTGTTGTTTCATTCTAATATGTAATGTGCGCAAATTTTTCATTACACTCGCCGAACGTAAACTATCCATTGTTGGTCCAAGTAGCATACTGGCACCACTATTCACATTTTTTAAACTATCGATAAATTCTTGCGAAGCACACGTTACACCGCCCACCGTATCGCTGCTTCCGTTGATGTATTTTGTCAAACTGTGAATCACAATATCAGCACCTAATCGTGCAGGAGAGACTGATAAGGGCGAAAAAGTATTATCTACAACCAATTTCAAATTGTATTTTTTTGCAATTTTTGCTAAACTGGCAATATCAGCCACTTCCAGCAAAGGATTACTAACTGTTTCACAATATAAAACTTTAGTTTCCGAAGTAATAGCAGCTTCTACAACATCTAATTTTGTGATGTCAACAAAAGTGGTTTTGATACCTAATCTCGGCGCGAAATTCTTCAAGAAAGCATATGTTCCACCGTAAATTGTTCTGCTGGAAACGATGTGATCACCCGTTCCGCATAATTGCAATAGCGTAGGCGTTATTGCTCCCATACCTGAAGCTGAAACATTGGCTGTTTCCGTTCCTTCCATTGCGGCCAATGCTTTGTCTAAATACAAATTACTTGGAGAGGAATGGCGAGAATACAAATAACAGCCTTCCATATTACCTTCAAAAGTATCAAACATGGTCTTTGCCGAGAGGAAAGTATAGGTTGAGGAATCAGAAATCGATGGATTCACACCACCAAATTCACCAAAGTACTGTAAATCCTGAATGTTGTCTGCGGGATTGAAATTTTTCATAATTATTTTTTGTTATTTGAAGCTATTCCTGCTATTCGCTGTATCTTTCTAATCCTGAACTTGTTTCAGGATCCTGAAACAAGTTCAGGATTAGAAAGGATGCCGCTGCTATCAGGGCTAGGGATTTCGGTCTGTATAAAATCTATTCAAAATAACAGCGTTATAGATTAATAATCAATCATATCGTTTAATATTGGATTTTAAAACTATTATAGTTTAATTATGTAATTTAATTTTCTAAATTAGCTTCTCAAATAAGAATTTTATAGATTATTTATCCATTCCAAATTTTTCAATAAAATGACATTAGATTCAATTGATAAAAAGTTGCTTTTTTTATTACAAACAGATAGTAAGAAGACGACCAAGGAATTGTCCTTAAAACTTAATCTTTCTGTAACAGCCGTTTACGAACGCATTAAAAAAATGGAAAGGGAAGGGATTATCGATAAATACGTTGTATTAGTCAATCGGTCGAAAGTTGAGAAAGGATTTGTGGTTTTCTGTCATCTTAAATTAATACAACATACCAAAGAGTTTCTTACTAAGTTTGAAAGTGAAGTTGTAAAACTAAAAGAAGTGATAGAATGCCATCATGTGAGTGGCGATTATGATTACATATTGAAAATAATAGTTAAAGATATGGAAGCGTACCGAGAATTTTTGGTCACAAAACTCACCACATTACAGCATATTGGAAGTACCCACAGCACTTTTATGATTAGCGAAGTGAAAAATACAACCGTTGTTGATATTTAGTATATATGCGAATTTAAGTAGGTATTCAACGGTATGTAAATACGAATTGCTAAAAATTCATAACAAAAAACCTTGTAAATTAAACTTTAAACAAAACTTAATTCCTTAATTTTGTGCAACATTTTATAAAAACACAATAAAAAAATATACTATGAGTTCATTTGACGTAGTCATTATAGGTTCTGGACCAGGCGGATATGTATCAGCGATTCGTTGTGCACAATTGGGTTTCAAAACAGCAATTATTGAAAAATATTCCACTCTAGGAGGAACTTGCCTAAATGTAGGTTGTATTCCTTCAAAAGCATTACTTGCTTCTTCTCATCATTACAGTGAAATTGCTCATTTTGCAGATCACGGAATTGAAGTTTCCGGAGAAGTAAAAGTGAACCTTGAAAAAATGATTGCACGTAAACAAGCTGTTGTTGATCAAACTTCGGGTGGTGTGAAATTTTTAATGGACAAAAATAAAATTACAGTTCTTGAAGGATTAGGTTCGTTTGTTGATGCTACACACGTTGCTGTTGCAAAAGCAGATGGAACTTCTGAAACTATCGAAGCTAAAAACATCATAATCGCAACAGGTTCTAAACCTTCTTCTTTGCCATTTATCAAAATCGATAAAGAAAGAATCATTACTTCTACTGAAGCTTTGAAACTTAAAGAAGTGCCAAAACATTTGGTAATTATTGGTGGTGGAGTAATTGGGATTGAATTAGGTCAAGTGTATTTACGATTGGGAGCGCAAGTTTCTGTTGTAGAATATTTAGACAGAATCATTCCAGGAATGGATGCTTCATTATCTAAAGAATTGACTAAAGTATTGAAGAAACAAGGTATGAAATTCTACGTTTCACACAAAGTGAAATCAGTAGAAAGAAATGGCGAAGGCGTTGTAGTTCAAGCTGAAAATGCAAAAGGAGAAACAATTACGCTGGAAGGAGATTATTCATTAGTTTCTGTGGGTCGTCGTCCGTATACTGATGGATTGAATGCTGATAAAGCAGGCGTGAAAATCTCAGATAGAGGAATGGTTGAAGTAAATGATCATTTGCAAACCAACGTTCCTAATATTTATGCAATTGGAGATGTAGTTCGTGGAGCTATGCTAGCGCACAAAGCCGAAGAAGAAGGAACTATGGTTGCTGAGATTATTGCAGGTCAAAAACCACATATTGATTACAACTTGATTCCCGGTGTTGTTTACACTTGGCCAGAAGTCGCTGCAGTTGGACAAACGGAAGAGCAATTGAAAGCCGCTGGAGTAGATTATAAATCAGGAAGTTTCCCTTTCAAAGCTTTAGGTCGTGCAAGAGCAGGAGGAGATTTAGACGGATTTGTAAAAATTCTTGCTGATGCAAAAACAGATGAAGTTCTTGGAGTTCACATGATTGGTGCTCGTTGTGCGGATTTAATTGCTGAAGCAGTTACTGCAATGGAATTCAAAGCATCTGCTGAGGATATTTCAAGAATGTCTCATGCACACCCAACATTTGCAGAAGCAATAAAAGAAGCTGCATTAGCTGCTACTGATAACAGAGCTTTACATGTGTAATTAAAAAATATCTTTTTAAACAAGAAACCCGCTATCTAAGCGGGTTTCTTGTTTTATAATACTGGATTATTTAGCCACAAATACACTTTTATAATTTTCCCAATGGCTAAAGATTAAAAAGATATTTCCAAAAAACACAAATAATGCAATTGGTAGATTTTGTGGTGTTAAGAAAAAATTGATTAATAATATATTTAAAGTTACAGGTAAAATGATAAGATTAGCCAATGTTACATATCGTCCGGTTATAAATGATAACCCGCAAAGAAATTCCAAAGATTTTGCTAATGGCATCAAATAAGTAGACGCCATTAAACCGACACTAAATGCTTTGAAGTTTCCAGTTGTTTCAGCCTCAGGGGATAGATGTAAAAAAAAACTAATTGAGGTATAAAGGAAAAGTAGCCCAAGTAAAGATCGAATAATAATGATTGCAATTTTCATGATATATGGTTTTATAGGTTACACATTAAAATTTACTATCGTTGGCATAGTATTTCCATTCCTACACAAGATTTCACATTTGGTACACCTATAAATCAGTTATACCTGCATATTCATCCATCATCTTGTCGTTTTATAAATAGCCAGTATCAATTGCATTTTTAACTATTTCATCTCCTTTTTCGCTGCTTTCAGTATCACTAGCAATCAGTTCTTCTTGTATTCTTATCTGTAAATTTTCAAAGGAATTTAAAATCAACTTCCTTTTGACAACCATATATTTACAAATATTTCCTAATTCATCTGAATTAGTTTTCAAATTATTATATAAAGATAATTAATTTTTTAAAACGAAAACGATTGATTTTTAACAGTTTTGATTTTATTTATGCAAATATTTCTTATAAACAATAAAACCAACGGTTCCTATTAACAGAATTGCCCAAAAATTGAAGATAAAAACAATAATTTCTTTAAGCATATACCAACCATTTTTCAGTGCATCCAGGATTTCAATTCCTATATTCGTTTGATAGTCACTTTTATCTTTAGTATTCGCAATTTTTTCCTGTTTTAACGATTCAGGTTGATAGATTTGCAACTTTAATGTACTGAAATTTACTTGGTCTTGTAGCGATAGGTTTTCGATTTTGCTGGAATCATTTTGTTCCTTTTGGTCTTCTAAATCACTTTCGGCGATTGTGATGTCATTCAGTTTTTTGCCTTTAGTATTAATGGCTTTTTCCAATCGTTTTTGATGATTTTTTTTTCTGGTTTGTATCAATTGGTTCTTTATCATTTGTATGGAAACATCATCTGCTTTTATCAGTCGATAGTCTAAAAAGGCAATTTGTTTTGCTATCACTTTTATCAGGGTATCGAGCTTGGTATTTGGAACTCGGATAGTAATGTTGTTTTCTACTGAAAACTTTGTAGTTTCCAGAATGCTGTCTTGACTTATTTTGGTCTCTATTTGGTCTGAAATAGTACTTTGTAAATTAGTGTAGGTAACATATCCTCCAAATTTATTGGTTGCATTTTCGATTGCATATGTTGATTGTGGTACATTTTTCACCTTAAATTTAAGGTCTGCTGTCCGAATAAATTTTCGATTATCTCCTTTTTTCTCAACCGCTGCTGATGAAGATATGGCGGCAGTTGATTTAGTTGACGATTCGAGTGTTCTTTCTTCAGCTTGAGCTTCCCCTTTTTTACAGGAAAATAGTAATGTGATAATTGCGAACGATGTTACGCTTAATTTT contains:
- a CDS encoding aminotransferase class I/II-fold pyridoxal phosphate-dependent enzyme; its protein translation is MKNFNPADNIQDLQYFGEFGGVNPSISDSSTYTFLSAKTMFDTFEGNMEGCYLYSRHSSPSNLYLDKALAAMEGTETANVSASGMGAITPTLLQLCGTGDHIVSSRTIYGGTYAFLKNFAPRLGIKTTFVDITKLDVVEAAITSETKVLYCETVSNPLLEVADIASLAKIAKKYNLKLVVDNTFSPLSVSPARLGADIVIHSLTKYINGSSDTVGGVTCASQEFIDSLKNVNSGASMLLGPTMDSLRSASVMKNLRTLHIRMKQHSYNAMYLAERFEKDGLKTVYPGLASHPSHEIYKTMINPEYGFGGMMTLDVGTLAKANELMELMQAKNLGYLAVSLGFYKTLFSAPGTSTSSEIPMDEQIAMGLTDGLIRFSIGLDNDIERTYQMMKKCMIELNVLT
- a CDS encoding DoxX family membrane protein, which encodes MKIAIIIIRSLLGLLFLYTSISFFLHLSPEAETTGNFKAFSVGLMASTYLMPLAKSLEFLCGLSFITGRYVTLANLIILPVTLNILLINFFLTPQNLPIALFVFFGNIFLIFSHWENYKSVFVAK
- a CDS encoding Lrp/AsnC family transcriptional regulator — protein: MTLDSIDKKLLFLLQTDSKKTTKELSLKLNLSVTAVYERIKKMEREGIIDKYVVLVNRSKVEKGFVVFCHLKLIQHTKEFLTKFESEVVKLKEVIECHHVSGDYDYILKIIVKDMEAYREFLVTKLTTLQHIGSTHSTFMISEVKNTTVVDI
- the lpdA gene encoding dihydrolipoyl dehydrogenase — translated: MSSFDVVIIGSGPGGYVSAIRCAQLGFKTAIIEKYSTLGGTCLNVGCIPSKALLASSHHYSEIAHFADHGIEVSGEVKVNLEKMIARKQAVVDQTSGGVKFLMDKNKITVLEGLGSFVDATHVAVAKADGTSETIEAKNIIIATGSKPSSLPFIKIDKERIITSTEALKLKEVPKHLVIIGGGVIGIELGQVYLRLGAQVSVVEYLDRIIPGMDASLSKELTKVLKKQGMKFYVSHKVKSVERNGEGVVVQAENAKGETITLEGDYSLVSVGRRPYTDGLNADKAGVKISDRGMVEVNDHLQTNVPNIYAIGDVVRGAMLAHKAEEEGTMVAEIIAGQKPHIDYNLIPGVVYTWPEVAAVGQTEEQLKAAGVDYKSGSFPFKALGRARAGGDLDGFVKILADAKTDEVLGVHMIGARCADLIAEAVTAMEFKASAEDISRMSHAHPTFAEAIKEAALAATDNRALHV
- a CDS encoding DUF4349 domain-containing protein gives rise to the protein MKTIVKLSVTSFAIITLLFSCKKGEAQAEERTLESSTKSTAAISSSAAVEKKGDNRKFIRTADLKFKVKNVPQSTYAIENATNKFGGYVTYTNLQSTISDQIETKISQDSILETTKFSVENNITIRVPNTKLDTLIKVIAKQIAFLDYRLIKADDVSIQMIKNQLIQTRKKNHQKRLEKAINTKGKKLNDITIAESDLEDQKEQNDSSKIENLSLQDQVNFSTLKLQIYQPESLKQEKIANTKDKSDYQTNIGIEILDALKNGWYMLKEIIVFIFNFWAILLIGTVGFIVYKKYLHK